From Leptospira stimsonii, the proteins below share one genomic window:
- a CDS encoding glycosyltransferase family 2 protein: MTQKTVTVVIPALNEEKSIALVLNDLLKTEKVNILEIIVVDNGSKDGTSRIASENGAVVLQESERGYGAACLKGLDRIFGSSNPPDLVAFVDADYSDSPIELSDLLNEFKNPNIELVIGSRALGKAEKGSLLPVQKFGNWLSTFLIGVLYGVKFTDLGPFRVIRLDSLKKLNMQDRNFGWTVEMQIKAAKLGMNFIEVPVSYKRRIGVSKVSGTISGSIKAGWKILYTIAKLQFTK, from the coding sequence GTGACCCAAAAGACGGTTACCGTCGTTATACCGGCGTTAAACGAAGAAAAATCGATCGCCTTAGTTCTAAACGATCTGCTAAAGACGGAGAAGGTGAATATTTTAGAAATCATAGTTGTGGACAACGGTTCTAAGGACGGAACTTCACGGATCGCCTCCGAAAACGGCGCGGTCGTTCTACAAGAGTCGGAAAGAGGATATGGTGCGGCCTGCCTCAAAGGGCTGGACAGAATTTTCGGATCTTCCAATCCTCCGGATCTTGTGGCGTTCGTGGACGCGGATTATTCGGATTCTCCGATCGAACTCTCTGATTTGTTAAACGAATTCAAGAATCCGAATATAGAACTCGTGATCGGTTCCAGAGCCTTGGGCAAAGCGGAAAAGGGTTCTCTTTTGCCGGTCCAGAAGTTCGGAAATTGGTTGTCTACGTTTTTGATAGGTGTCTTATACGGCGTGAAGTTTACCGATCTCGGACCGTTTCGTGTGATTCGTTTGGATTCTCTCAAAAAATTGAATATGCAAGATCGGAATTTCGGATGGACTGTGGAAATGCAGATCAAGGCCGCAAAACTCGGAATGAATTTTATCGAAGTTCCGGTCAGTTATAAAAGAAGAATCGGCGTTTCTAAAGTAAGCGGAACGATCTCCGGATCGATCAAAGCCGGTTGGAAAATTCTTTATACGATTGCAAAACTTCAATTCACGAAATGA
- a CDS encoding FAD-dependent thymidylate synthase, producing MLTQKPIVSLLDHSKDPFNLAIATARTCYSSKGILLPSDMVSSEKSIEIRDRVAKSTKKAGHLTTRQHPQFIFTLDKVSRQFVWSFLHSHPFYNSEQVSQRYVEVKKENYYVPPGLTEKLLELYLDAVDFASQAYFSYNEILHPFIQEEYFNIYKARANYPDKWQGPIKKKCLEVARYLLPLGTFTYLYHSINGLTLHRYYRLMNSYDVPEEQRAVVTEMVNQVRAVDPLYADEMDDPLPLEETTEYRFFDSMFGTAKREFHPEAAKAFVKEYDSELGGRYSKLVSHSSNGPEILAKSVRSILGIPKSSLEDQDAIDLVLNPSKNKHLTSTLNESSLSPITRALFNIQYSFQKRISHTADSQDQRHRMVPGGRPVLMSQYAGTPDYITPLVVQKYPQLKEKYDSDMNQIFEKVNRFLDAGGSPEYATYLLPNAFPIRFYESGDLLNLHHKWRSRTCYNAQEEIFQASVDELTDVMKVHPEIAKWIKAPCWIRLQGEVKPYCPEGDHYCGTQVWKRELSEYSRVI from the coding sequence ATGTTAACCCAAAAACCAATCGTTTCACTACTTGATCACAGTAAGGACCCTTTCAATCTTGCGATCGCAACTGCAAGAACCTGCTATTCTTCTAAAGGAATTCTTCTCCCTTCCGATATGGTTTCTTCGGAAAAATCCATCGAGATCCGAGACCGTGTCGCAAAGTCTACCAAAAAAGCCGGTCACTTGACCACAAGACAACATCCTCAATTTATCTTCACTCTCGACAAAGTCTCACGACAATTCGTCTGGTCCTTCTTACACTCTCATCCATTTTATAACTCGGAACAAGTATCTCAAAGATATGTAGAAGTCAAAAAGGAGAATTACTACGTTCCTCCAGGACTCACTGAAAAACTTTTAGAACTCTATTTGGACGCGGTCGACTTTGCAAGTCAGGCCTATTTTTCTTATAACGAAATTCTTCATCCTTTTATCCAGGAAGAATATTTCAATATCTACAAAGCACGCGCCAACTATCCGGACAAATGGCAGGGACCGATCAAAAAAAAATGTCTTGAAGTGGCACGTTATCTGCTACCTCTCGGGACCTTTACGTATCTCTATCATTCTATCAACGGACTTACGCTCCATCGTTATTATCGATTGATGAATTCTTACGACGTCCCCGAAGAACAAAGAGCCGTCGTCACTGAAATGGTCAACCAAGTCCGTGCCGTGGATCCTCTCTACGCTGATGAGATGGACGATCCCCTTCCTCTCGAAGAAACGACCGAGTATCGTTTTTTTGATTCTATGTTCGGCACGGCAAAGAGAGAATTTCATCCGGAAGCCGCAAAAGCATTTGTAAAAGAATACGACTCCGAACTCGGAGGAAGATATTCGAAACTAGTATCCCATTCTTCCAATGGACCTGAAATTCTCGCAAAATCGGTTCGATCTATATTAGGAATTCCTAAATCTTCTCTCGAAGATCAAGACGCAATCGATCTCGTTTTAAATCCTTCAAAGAATAAACACTTAACTTCCACTCTGAACGAAAGTTCCCTGAGTCCGATCACGAGGGCCCTCTTTAACATTCAGTATTCTTTTCAAAAAAGAATCTCGCATACTGCCGACAGTCAAGATCAGAGACATAGAATGGTTCCAGGCGGAAGACCGGTCCTCATGTCCCAGTATGCGGGAACTCCCGACTACATCACTCCTCTTGTGGTTCAAAAATATCCACAGCTCAAAGAAAAATACGATTCCGATATGAATCAAATTTTCGAAAAGGTAAACAGATTCTTAGACGCGGGCGGTTCTCCCGAATACGCGACCTATCTTTTGCCGAACGCATTCCCGATCCGTTTTTACGAAAGCGGAGATCTTCTCAATCTCCATCACAAATGGAGATCCAGAACTTGTTACAACGCCCAAGAAGAAATCTTCCAAGCTTCAGTAGACGAACTCACGGACGTTATGAAAGTGCATCCCGAGATCGCAAAGTGGATCAAGGCACCTTGTTGGATCCGACTTCAAGGCGAAGTAAAACCTTATTGTCCGGAAGGCGATCACTACTGCGGAACCCAGGTCTGGAAAAGAGAATTGTCTGAGTATTCCCGAGTGATCTAA
- a CDS encoding DUF4395 domain-containing protein, whose protein sequence is MIRIGNFPDSVNEYAARTVAGLVLILTLATLFTQSIWLNLALFYGFTARVLYGPKFSLFAKLAIFGIVPLFRLGERPTPGPPKRFAQTIGFGFSLTSLVLLSQGQIFAFQIVLGILAFFAALESILGFCAGCFVFGYLMQWGVIPQEVCEKCNNLTFKPKN, encoded by the coding sequence ATGATACGCATTGGAAATTTCCCGGATTCAGTCAATGAATACGCCGCCCGAACGGTGGCCGGTTTGGTATTGATTCTCACTTTGGCTACGTTATTCACACAATCGATTTGGTTGAATCTTGCGTTGTTCTACGGATTTACCGCCCGTGTTTTATATGGGCCGAAGTTTTCCCTCTTTGCAAAACTCGCCATCTTTGGTATTGTACCCTTGTTTCGTTTAGGAGAAAGACCCACACCCGGACCTCCGAAACGATTCGCCCAGACGATCGGGTTTGGGTTTAGCCTAACGTCACTCGTTTTGTTGAGCCAAGGCCAGATTTTTGCATTTCAAATCGTGCTCGGTATATTGGCTTTTTTTGCGGCTCTCGAATCGATCCTTGGTTTTTGTGCCGGTTGTTTTGTTTTCGGATATTTGATGCAATGGGGAGTCATTCCGCAGGAAGTCTGTGAGAAATGTAACAATCTAACCTTCAAACCGAAGAATTGA
- a CDS encoding arsenosugar biosynthesis-associated peroxidase-like protein, with protein MSKESYYVPDDLKKFGNIGEFQPNLAKKFFDYYGDVFAEGALTAREKSLIALAVSHAIQCPYCIDAYTTDTLEKGVSEAGLMEAVHVAAAIRGGASLVHSVQMMNKVKELGM; from the coding sequence ATGTCTAAAGAAAGTTACTACGTACCGGACGATCTCAAGAAATTCGGAAATATCGGAGAATTCCAACCGAACCTTGCGAAGAAATTTTTTGATTATTACGGAGACGTCTTTGCGGAAGGTGCCTTAACGGCTCGGGAAAAATCCTTGATCGCACTCGCTGTCTCGCATGCGATTCAATGTCCTTATTGTATCGATGCTTATACGACGGATACCTTAGAAAAAGGCGTAAGTGAAGCCGGATTGATGGAAGCGGTTCACGTAGCCGCGGCGATTCGAGGAGGCGCGAGCCTCGTTCATTCCGTCCAGATGATGAACAAGGTCAAAGAACTCGGAATGTAA
- a CDS encoding dolichyl-phosphate-mannose--protein mannosyltransferase produces the protein MIPNLVLFLFFLPSVAFQFLGERKDFYLLLLANLPAFVAYVWIVFSQEIEELFSKSFKSVSKIRMFFSELSTFPFSLRTWIVFGFVLRFVMFFSDPILSEDVLRFLWDGLLIQEGISPFSVLPKDLDLSVFDGSKKMIAIQLLSDMNSAKFYSVYPPLLQFYYFISAKGMLWFNNISTGILIWKSVLIFSECGVLSFLCLILKRNGLPLRRSLIYWMNPLSILEIAGNAHPEPILLFFLIGAVYFFWKWNEEQKTKDFLLHIFFLSFGILSKITPLILLPWIGFIVWERKKYLLLFRTSFLTIVVTLAALFFFREDLFEKQSESGIGVFFQLFEFNGGFYYLLREFLRAIGGNFYLAGKICGLTTLVILLAYSYQRKKDKSLRDFFFTAESIYWIFLLLSTTVHPWYILPLIVFSVFSKNVSPVVWSALVLVSYSTYSVVPFRDSFLWIFLEYGILFFFLHIDYKLISSLNPSTRSSTMT, from the coding sequence ATGATTCCAAACCTCGTTCTCTTTTTATTCTTTCTTCCGAGTGTCGCTTTTCAATTCTTAGGTGAAAGAAAAGATTTTTATCTTTTGCTCCTGGCAAATCTTCCGGCTTTTGTCGCCTATGTCTGGATCGTATTTTCTCAGGAAATCGAAGAACTTTTCTCCAAGTCTTTCAAATCAGTTTCTAAAATTCGAATGTTCTTTTCTGAACTTTCGACTTTCCCATTTTCGCTTCGAACCTGGATCGTTTTCGGATTCGTTTTGCGGTTTGTAATGTTTTTTTCGGATCCGATTCTTTCCGAAGACGTTCTTCGTTTTTTGTGGGACGGTCTTCTGATCCAGGAAGGAATCTCTCCGTTTTCCGTTCTTCCGAAAGATTTGGATCTTTCCGTTTTCGACGGTTCGAAGAAAATGATCGCGATTCAATTGTTAAGCGACATGAACTCAGCGAAATTCTATTCGGTTTATCCTCCCCTCCTTCAATTTTATTATTTTATCAGCGCCAAAGGGATGTTATGGTTTAATAATATTTCGACAGGAATTCTGATCTGGAAATCCGTCTTGATTTTTTCGGAATGCGGAGTCCTTTCGTTTCTTTGTCTGATCCTAAAAAGAAACGGGCTTCCGCTTCGAAGAAGTTTGATTTATTGGATGAACCCTCTCTCGATCTTAGAAATTGCGGGGAACGCACACCCCGAACCGATTCTTCTTTTCTTTTTGATCGGTGCGGTCTATTTTTTTTGGAAATGGAACGAGGAACAAAAAACAAAGGATTTTCTTTTACACATTTTTTTTCTGAGTTTTGGAATCCTAAGTAAAATCACACCTTTGATTCTTTTGCCCTGGATCGGCTTTATCGTTTGGGAAAGAAAAAAATACTTACTTCTTTTTCGGACTTCTTTTTTGACGATCGTTGTCACGTTAGCCGCTCTTTTCTTTTTCCGGGAGGATCTTTTTGAAAAACAGAGTGAATCCGGAATCGGCGTTTTCTTTCAACTTTTCGAATTCAACGGAGGTTTTTACTATCTCTTGCGGGAATTTTTAAGAGCCATCGGCGGAAATTTCTATCTCGCCGGAAAAATCTGCGGCCTGACGACGTTAGTCATCCTTCTTGCCTATTCTTATCAAAGAAAAAAAGATAAAAGTCTTCGTGATTTCTTTTTTACAGCGGAATCGATCTATTGGATTTTTCTTCTTCTCTCCACTACGGTTCATCCTTGGTATATTCTTCCTCTGATCGTTTTTTCCGTATTTTCAAAAAACGTCTCACCCGTCGTTTGGTCTGCTTTGGTGCTCGTTTCGTATTCTACTTACTCCGTGGTTCCGTTTCGGGATTCTTTTTTATGGATCTTCTTAGAATACGGAATTCTATTCTTCTTTTTGCATATTGATTACAAACTCATCTCATCGCTGAATCCGTCTACACGAAGTTCGACAATGACCTGA
- a CDS encoding efflux RND transporter permease subunit, with amino-acid sequence MIDKLIRASIKNRALVLVLTFMITLVGIYNAYHLSIDAIPDVTNVQVSAVTASPGLSPLEVEQFITYPIEMEFTGLPNVTEIRSISRTGVSSVTVIFKDGTDIYFARQLVNERIKQAEAIIPPGYGRPELSPIATGLGDIYEFVLTSDRHSPEELRTYMEWELAREVKSVEGVIDVNIIGGQVRQYQVKIDPRRLAVHNLTLSQIYDKLESANQNTGGGYITKGAEQIVIRGESQYKSIEDLRNTAVTTAGDGIPLLLGQIAEIEIGPALRFGLVTKDAKGEVVGATAMMLMGQNSLEVVKKVKVRIEEIRERLPPGMRIETYYDRSEFIGRTLGTIFTNLAEAAVLVIIVLIVALGTVKGALLVALAIPIPMLVATIFMNAFGIVGNLMSLGALDFGLLVDGTIVMLESILHGFILKRSFYEMQTKLEDRELAAEEIITDACVRVGRAATFSVAIIMLVYLPLMSLEGVEGRMFKPMAITVALALGAALLFSLTTFPAAASILFKEPVFHHSKYWDIITEKYKELLDFGMSRKKEFLYAGVGVVVFSLLLGSTLGSEFLPRIDEGEIAVDIKRLPSTSLNYSRDTNTDMEAVLKKFPEVIGVVSRMGRGESAAEPIGTDEGEAMVKLKPRKDWVSADDREELMSKMKDEILKYIPSSTVSLSQPIENRVNALLSGSKADVVIKIYGDDLVKLKDIAGQFAEKLKGVKGVADLRVQRVLGLPLVEIKVDRENMARYGVQADEILATVEALRLGRNTGKVFEGFKRFDLVVRLKIDATDLEQVENIPVFTSSGSTVPLAQVAEIRLVEGPAAIYRESLKRRIMVETNIRGRDLVGFVNEAQKVTEEIEKNLPPGYRTDWGGQFENFTRAKERLAMVVPIALAIIFFMLMAAFGSIYYALGVFIVVPLAVSGGIIGLVLRGLPFSIPAGVGFIAVSGIAVLNGVVYASTLREELEKGASIADAVYLAGIHSLRPVMTTEVIAAVGFIPMAISTMAGAEVQRPLATVVIFGVIVATVFSRVLLPIVMEYLLNVYESQEKKKSAKRRLLEKQTFGANASFGEDNNEWMHSQAEATEIITEEDFEKESKSRQTKSKKTKKKK; translated from the coding sequence ATGATTGATAAACTGATCCGCGCCTCCATTAAGAACAGAGCCTTGGTATTGGTTCTCACCTTTATGATAACACTCGTTGGGATCTACAACGCTTATCATCTTTCCATCGACGCGATTCCGGACGTAACGAACGTTCAAGTTTCCGCAGTCACCGCTTCGCCGGGGCTTTCCCCTCTTGAAGTGGAACAGTTCATCACGTATCCGATCGAGATGGAATTTACCGGCCTTCCGAACGTCACCGAGATTCGTTCCATTTCAAGAACGGGCGTGAGTTCGGTTACGGTCATCTTCAAGGACGGAACCGATATCTACTTCGCAAGACAACTTGTGAACGAAAGAATCAAACAAGCGGAAGCCATCATTCCTCCCGGATACGGAAGACCAGAGCTTTCTCCCATTGCAACGGGTCTCGGCGATATTTACGAGTTCGTATTAACATCGGATCGACATTCTCCCGAAGAACTCAGAACATATATGGAATGGGAACTCGCAAGAGAAGTGAAGTCGGTCGAAGGTGTGATCGACGTGAACATCATCGGTGGTCAGGTTCGTCAGTATCAAGTGAAGATCGATCCGAGAAGACTCGCGGTCCACAACCTCACACTTTCTCAAATCTACGATAAATTGGAATCCGCCAACCAAAATACCGGGGGCGGTTATATCACCAAGGGCGCCGAGCAGATCGTGATCCGAGGAGAAAGTCAGTACAAATCCATCGAGGATTTACGAAACACGGCCGTAACTACGGCAGGAGACGGGATTCCCCTTTTACTCGGTCAGATCGCGGAGATCGAAATCGGTCCCGCTCTTCGTTTCGGTCTCGTGACGAAGGATGCGAAAGGTGAAGTTGTAGGCGCGACCGCGATGATGCTCATGGGTCAGAATTCTCTCGAGGTCGTTAAGAAAGTAAAGGTTCGAATCGAAGAGATCCGAGAAAGACTTCCCCCCGGGATGAGAATCGAAACGTATTACGATCGTTCCGAGTTTATCGGAAGAACGTTAGGCACCATCTTTACGAATTTGGCCGAAGCCGCAGTACTCGTTATCATCGTTTTGATCGTCGCGCTTGGAACCGTAAAGGGAGCGTTACTCGTCGCTTTGGCGATTCCGATTCCGATGCTCGTCGCGACTATTTTTATGAACGCATTTGGAATCGTGGGAAACCTCATGTCGCTGGGAGCCTTGGACTTCGGTCTTCTCGTGGACGGAACGATCGTGATGTTGGAATCCATTCTTCATGGATTTATTTTAAAACGATCCTTCTATGAGATGCAGACAAAACTCGAAGACAGAGAACTCGCCGCCGAAGAGATCATCACGGACGCCTGCGTTCGAGTCGGTCGGGCCGCCACATTTTCGGTCGCGATCATCATGCTCGTTTATCTTCCTCTGATGAGTTTGGAAGGTGTGGAAGGAAGAATGTTCAAGCCGATGGCGATCACGGTCGCTCTCGCCCTCGGAGCCGCCCTCTTATTCTCGCTCACAACGTTTCCTGCGGCCGCGAGTATTCTTTTTAAAGAGCCCGTTTTTCATCACAGCAAGTATTGGGACATCATTACAGAAAAATACAAAGAGCTTTTGGATTTTGGAATGTCTCGCAAGAAGGAATTCTTATATGCTGGCGTCGGTGTGGTCGTCTTTTCTCTTCTTCTGGGTTCGACTCTTGGTTCTGAATTCTTACCAAGAATCGACGAAGGGGAAATTGCAGTCGATATCAAACGTCTTCCTTCCACTTCTCTCAATTACTCGAGAGATACGAACACGGACATGGAAGCCGTTCTCAAAAAATTTCCGGAAGTGATCGGCGTTGTTTCCAGAATGGGTCGAGGTGAATCTGCGGCGGAGCCGATCGGAACGGACGAAGGCGAAGCGATGGTGAAACTCAAACCCCGCAAGGATTGGGTAAGCGCCGACGACAGAGAAGAATTGATGTCTAAGATGAAAGACGAGATTCTTAAATACATTCCTTCGAGTACGGTCAGTTTATCACAACCGATCGAGAACCGTGTGAACGCTCTTCTTTCCGGTTCGAAAGCGGACGTCGTGATCAAGATCTACGGAGATGACTTAGTCAAACTCAAAGACATCGCCGGCCAATTCGCGGAAAAATTAAAAGGTGTCAAAGGTGTCGCCGACTTAAGAGTGCAGAGAGTTTTGGGTCTTCCTCTTGTCGAGATCAAAGTCGATCGAGAGAACATGGCGCGTTATGGCGTGCAGGCAGATGAAATTCTCGCGACTGTGGAAGCCCTTCGTTTGGGAAGAAACACCGGAAAGGTATTCGAGGGTTTTAAACGTTTTGATCTTGTGGTTCGTTTGAAAATCGACGCGACCGATTTGGAGCAGGTGGAGAATATTCCGGTCTTTACTTCTTCGGGTTCCACGGTTCCACTCGCTCAAGTTGCAGAAATCCGACTTGTGGAAGGTCCGGCCGCGATCTATAGAGAATCTTTGAAAAGAAGAATCATGGTGGAAACGAACATTCGAGGAAGAGACCTCGTAGGTTTCGTAAACGAAGCGCAGAAAGTCACCGAAGAGATCGAAAAAAATCTTCCTCCCGGCTATAGAACGGATTGGGGAGGTCAGTTCGAAAACTTCACTCGTGCAAAAGAAAGACTCGCGATGGTCGTTCCGATCGCTCTCGCGATCATCTTCTTTATGTTGATGGCCGCCTTCGGGAGCATCTACTACGCGTTAGGCGTCTTTATCGTCGTTCCGCTCGCCGTTTCCGGCGGGATCATCGGTCTTGTTCTGAGAGGTCTTCCGTTTAGTATTCCTGCGGGGGTCGGCTTTATCGCCGTGAGCGGGATCGCGGTTTTGAACGGGGTCGTCTACGCTTCGACGCTTCGAGAAGAATTGGAAAAGGGAGCCTCGATCGCGGACGCCGTGTATTTGGCCGGAATTCATTCTCTTCGTCCGGTTATGACGACGGAAGTCATCGCCGCCGTGGGTTTTATTCCGATGGCGATCTCGACGATGGCAGGTGCGGAAGTGCAGAGACCTCTTGCAACCGTCGTGATCTTCGGGGTCATCGTCGCGACCGTTTTCTCTCGCGTTCTTCTTCCGATCGTGATGGAATATCTTTTGAACGTCTACGAATCTCAAGAGAAAAAAAAATCGGCGAAGAGAAGGCTTTTAGAAAAACAGACCTTCGGAGCCAACGCGAGTTTTGGAGAGGACAACAACGAGTGGATGCATTCTCAAGCAGAAGCTACTGAAATTATAACTGAAGAAGATTTCGAAAAGGAATCCAAATCTCGTCAGACAAAGTCGAAAAAGACAAAGAAGAAAAAATGA
- a CDS encoding multiheme c-type cytochrome has translation MNIQDSWRYFWIVIGISVTLCSFFICKNDSDLVSVKVRFQNRAWAEPVKVEQRLPGIPGLTAKDCGSCHEEHYQEWKVSTHANAFTDLQFQAELSKPNSPQWLCLNCHIPLSGQRKEIATHLKDGDVFQPVLVPNKKFNAQWEKEGISCGTCHLKSDSEGNTILIGPTGANAPHPVEKNREALHARCNDCHNQDYKLNMSLVCYFKTGDEYKESIHFPKEDCVSCHMPSINRSVVLSSFNKEKRNSHRHTFIGSGVPKTFELFDAQWKGYQSGLKVEEPRWSFIKNENARLNLTIENSFAGHSVPTGDPERHLLIEAVLQSSNGKEIAREVQKIGQSWKWYPEAKLVDDNRILSGEKRKLVLNLKIDRDSLPAFGILRILHVRLTKENAEHMRKNAKNAPSEIGEKLKQIEKHYPYSNVFYESKTDLKTGKIRLTSKSDLLSASKRGNL, from the coding sequence TTGAATATTCAAGATTCATGGAGATATTTTTGGATCGTCATCGGAATCTCCGTCACACTCTGTTCCTTTTTTATCTGCAAAAACGATTCCGATCTCGTCTCGGTAAAGGTTCGTTTCCAGAACCGCGCATGGGCGGAGCCGGTGAAAGTGGAACAACGACTTCCCGGCATCCCCGGACTCACTGCGAAAGATTGCGGAAGCTGTCACGAAGAACATTACCAAGAATGGAAAGTTTCCACGCACGCGAACGCGTTCACCGATCTTCAATTTCAAGCGGAACTTTCCAAACCGAATTCTCCGCAGTGGCTTTGTTTGAATTGCCATATTCCACTTTCCGGTCAGAGAAAGGAAATCGCAACGCACCTTAAAGATGGGGACGTATTCCAACCGGTTCTCGTTCCCAATAAGAAGTTCAACGCTCAATGGGAGAAAGAAGGAATCAGTTGTGGAACCTGTCATCTCAAATCCGATTCCGAAGGAAATACGATTCTCATCGGACCGACCGGAGCGAACGCTCCTCATCCCGTGGAAAAAAACAGGGAAGCCTTACACGCGCGTTGCAACGATTGTCACAACCAGGATTATAAACTCAATATGTCCCTCGTATGCTATTTCAAGACCGGTGACGAATATAAGGAAAGTATTCACTTTCCAAAAGAAGATTGCGTTAGTTGCCACATGCCTTCGATCAATCGAAGCGTCGTCCTTTCCTCTTTTAACAAAGAAAAACGAAATTCTCACAGACATACGTTTATCGGTAGCGGGGTTCCGAAAACCTTCGAACTATTTGACGCGCAATGGAAAGGATATCAGAGCGGACTCAAGGTTGAGGAGCCTCGATGGTCGTTTATCAAAAACGAAAACGCCCGATTGAATCTGACGATAGAGAACTCTTTCGCCGGTCATAGCGTTCCGACGGGAGATCCCGAAAGACATCTTTTAATCGAAGCCGTTCTTCAAAGCTCGAATGGTAAAGAAATTGCGAGAGAAGTCCAAAAAATCGGACAAAGTTGGAAATGGTATCCGGAGGCAAAACTCGTGGACGACAATCGAATTCTTTCCGGTGAAAAGAGAAAACTTGTCTTAAATCTGAAAATCGACCGTGACTCCCTTCCTGCTTTTGGAATTTTAAGAATCCTGCATGTCCGTTTAACAAAAGAGAACGCAGAACACATGAGGAAAAACGCAAAAAACGCGCCCTCGGAAATCGGAGAAAAACTGAAACAGATCGAAAAACACTATCCATATTCGAACGTTTTTTACGAGTCCAAAACGGATCTCAAAACAGGCAAGATCCGGCTTACTTCCAAGTCGGATTTACTTTCCGCATCCAAACGGGGAAATCTGTGA
- a CDS encoding sulfurtransferase gives MKIQSVLLALFFLVPSFIFAQKSESWILTPGEARALLPNSVVLDTRSRSVFYREHINGSRSVSWEEFSVSKLPFRGNLLPMDMLKKKLESYGIDNGHPVLVVSESKNNWGEDGRIVWMLRSLGHRSAFLVDGGYSGLKQLGAPVSNQGEPKNFGSFQIKADPKLTATSSEIKSNLKNRNYIFLDTREEREFLGETPYGESRGGHIPGAKHLYYKNLLHEDGSLLSSEEISAKIKELGIGRETTIVTYCTGGIRSAWMTAVLRNEGYNAKNYAGSMWEWSAGNEKDFPLTVK, from the coding sequence ATGAAAATTCAATCTGTGCTCTTAGCTCTCTTTTTTTTGGTTCCAAGTTTCATCTTCGCGCAAAAATCGGAATCTTGGATTCTTACTCCCGGAGAGGCGAGAGCGCTTCTTCCGAATAGCGTCGTCTTGGATACGAGATCACGTTCCGTTTTTTATAGAGAGCATATCAACGGCTCTCGTTCGGTTTCCTGGGAAGAGTTTTCCGTGTCCAAGCTTCCATTTCGAGGTAACCTTCTTCCCATGGACATGCTCAAGAAAAAATTGGAATCTTACGGAATCGATAATGGACATCCCGTTCTCGTCGTCAGCGAATCCAAAAATAATTGGGGAGAAGACGGAAGAATCGTCTGGATGCTTCGATCCCTTGGACATCGATCCGCCTTTTTAGTGGACGGAGGTTACTCCGGCCTCAAACAACTCGGCGCACCGGTCTCCAACCAAGGCGAACCGAAAAATTTCGGTTCCTTTCAAATCAAAGCGGATCCGAAACTCACTGCGACTTCTTCCGAAATCAAATCCAATCTCAAAAATCGGAATTATATTTTTTTAGATACGAGAGAAGAAAGGGAATTCCTTGGTGAAACTCCTTACGGAGAATCCAGAGGAGGACATATTCCCGGTGCGAAACACCTCTATTATAAAAATCTGTTACACGAAGACGGCTCTCTTTTATCTTCCGAGGAAATTTCGGCCAAGATCAAGGAGCTCGGAATCGGAAGAGAAACCACGATTGTTACCTATTGCACTGGAGGAATCCGTTCGGCATGGATGACCGCGGTTCTTCGAAACGAAGGTTATAATGCGAAAAATTACGCCGGATCCATGTGGGAATGGTCGGCGGGAAACGAAAAGGATTTTCCTCTCACCGTAAAATGA